The Pedobacter mucosus genome window below encodes:
- a CDS encoding glycoside hydrolase family 130 protein, translating to MVNTAIRFSENPLLSPKDLAPSRPGLEIACLLNPGVFTFQNKTWLLIRVAERPAQVDGIISFPVLKGDGIEIIEIKENDPELIATDPRVITYKGVDYLTTLSHLRLVCSDDGINFYQPDGYPILQGEGPDENFGIEDCRVALIDETYYLTFTAVSDHGVGVGMRTTKDWKTFEKHGMIMPPHNKDCALFEEKINGKFYTLHRPSSVDLGGNYIWLAESPDGIHWGNHKCLVKTRKNNWDSKRVGAGAAPIKTEKGWLEIYHGANKKHQYCLGAFLMDLNDPSKVIAQCDEPIMKPIAEYEMCGFFGQVVFTNGHIIKGDELTIYYGAADEFVCGAKFSIQNILSLLKYK from the coding sequence ATGGTAAACACTGCAATAAGATTTTCTGAAAACCCACTATTATCGCCAAAAGATTTAGCCCCAAGTAGGCCAGGGTTAGAAATTGCCTGTTTGCTAAATCCAGGTGTTTTTACTTTTCAAAATAAAACTTGGCTACTCATTCGGGTGGCGGAACGGCCTGCACAAGTTGATGGCATCATTTCATTTCCAGTATTGAAAGGTGATGGAATAGAAATTATCGAAATAAAGGAAAATGATCCTGAATTAATTGCAACAGATCCTCGGGTGATTACTTATAAAGGAGTAGATTATTTAACTACACTTTCGCATTTACGATTAGTTTGTAGTGATGATGGCATAAACTTTTATCAGCCAGATGGCTATCCAATATTGCAAGGCGAAGGACCAGATGAAAATTTTGGAATTGAGGATTGTCGCGTTGCCTTAATTGATGAAACTTATTACCTCACTTTTACCGCTGTTTCTGATCACGGCGTTGGTGTTGGCATGCGTACCACAAAAGATTGGAAAACATTTGAAAAGCATGGAATGATTATGCCACCGCATAATAAGGATTGTGCTTTGTTTGAAGAAAAAATTAACGGAAAATTTTACACTTTACATCGACCAAGTAGTGTAGATTTAGGCGGAAATTACATCTGGTTAGCCGAATCTCCAGACGGTATCCATTGGGGAAATCATAAATGTTTAGTTAAAACCCGAAAAAATAATTGGGATAGCAAACGCGTTGGGGCAGGTGCAGCCCCAATCAAAACTGAAAAAGGCTGGCTAGAAATTTATCATGGTGCAAACAAAAAACACCAGTATTGTTTGGGTGCTTTTTTAATGGATTTAAATGATCCATCGAAAGTAATTGCGCAATGCGACGAGCCGATTATGAAACCCATTGCTGAGTATGAAATGTGTGGTTTTTTTGGTCAGGTTGTTTTTACAAATGGGCATATTATTAAAGGTGATGAACTTACCATTTACTATGGCGCAGCTGATGAATTTGTTTGTGGCGCCAAATTTTCAATTCAAAATATTTTGTCATTATTAAAATATAAATAG
- a CDS encoding CsbD family protein yields MDKLEIKGKWNELKGKVKQAYGDLTEDDLAHEEGKDDELLGKLQQKTGKGRDELVKWINSL; encoded by the coding sequence ATGGATAAGTTAGAAATAAAAGGAAAGTGGAATGAATTAAAAGGAAAGGTTAAACAAGCATATGGAGATTTGACCGAAGATGATTTAGCTCACGAAGAAGGAAAAGATGATGAATTATTGGGAAAACTTCAGCAGAAAACCGGCAAAGGAAGAGACGAACTAGTTAAATGGATTAACTCTTTATAG